From Proteiniborus sp. DW1, the proteins below share one genomic window:
- a CDS encoding S-layer homology domain-containing protein, producing the protein MFKRTTVFVLVFVILFGSVAFSSDVNKQRQEAAERLIAMGILTGFEDGSLGLEQNITREQFATLAVRLLAMEDEVEKFKKDSIFKDVKKDRWSAGYINIAVNQGLIVGRGDGTFAPSDKITHGEILTILVRLLGYDKTVDQSKKWPQNYVDKAKELGINIADGIDPSTPAIRGDVVVYVDKSLIVKLNEVSRR; encoded by the coding sequence TTGTTTAAAAGAACTACAGTTTTTGTTCTAGTATTCGTGATTCTATTTGGCTCTGTGGCTTTTTCTAGTGATGTGAACAAGCAAAGGCAAGAGGCTGCTGAGAGACTTATAGCTATGGGAATACTAACTGGCTTTGAAGACGGTTCCTTAGGGCTTGAGCAAAATATAACTAGGGAGCAGTTTGCTACTTTAGCTGTTAGGCTGTTAGCTATGGAGGATGAAGTAGAAAAGTTTAAGAAGGATTCTATATTTAAGGATGTAAAAAAGGATCGTTGGTCCGCTGGATATATTAATATAGCAGTTAATCAAGGTCTCATAGTAGGTCGTGGTGATGGTACATTTGCTCCAAGTGATAAGATTACTCATGGGGAAATATTAACTATTTTAGTTAGACTCCTTGGATATGATAAAACTGTAGACCAAAGCAAGAAGTGGCCTCAAAACTATGTGGACAAAGCTAAGGAACTAGGTATCAATATAGCAGATGGTATAGACCCTTCTACTCCTGCTATCAGGGGAGATGTGGTTGTATATGTTGATAAAAGTCTTATAGTTAAGCTAAATGAAGTGAGTCGAAGGTAA
- a CDS encoding FAD-dependent oxidoreductase, with protein sequence MYLQQDNVNNPTNLERYSIMEELLINSRRDPRELPGIVNALSPPVDITTIAKPGSFKNKKVAILGAGVAGLAVAFELRKLGFDITIFEARENRIGGRIYTYYFDRENYGELGAMRIPVSHETTWHYINLLGLNTRPFVQVNPNAFIYVKNIRVRNDSEGENVKREIYPKFRMRNWERQLSWMELLSYAFDTPLLQMSPELRIELLHIRRITDDIIKYWDYFNHRQVAEKLGLSNGAIDMLGSVSPFTRQVLYYNYIETATETSSLSFTTIFEIVGGTSLLPYALYNSLTNPSPREYIGLEPKDLGKVDIRMGTWVEGICKIEKRNKVGIIYNNKKMLGSKKEDFDYVVCTIPFSNLRNVDINPFFSNRKMAAIREVDYIPAQKAILLCNKRFWQEQGIIGGGSFTDLPISTIWYPNDRKSAKQPGVLLGSYSVSVDAIRFGNLHSFLKLEELKRQLEKVHDLPYGYLDSVVMDWRYANWFDDPWSLGGFAFLLPEQRRLFQYAMTTPEYNNKIFFAGDHVSVLHGWINGSLQTAMSAANGVAMEALLSNN encoded by the coding sequence ATGTATTTGCAGCAAGATAATGTTAACAATCCTACTAACCTTGAAAGATATAGTATAATGGAAGAATTGCTTATAAACTCTAGAAGAGATCCTAGAGAACTTCCTGGTATCGTAAATGCTTTAAGTCCACCTGTAGATATAACTACTATAGCTAAGCCAGGCTCTTTTAAGAATAAAAAGGTTGCTATACTTGGAGCAGGTGTGGCAGGATTAGCTGTAGCCTTTGAGCTTAGAAAGCTAGGCTTTGATATTACAATATTTGAGGCTAGAGAAAACCGTATTGGAGGAAGAATATATACATATTATTTTGATAGGGAAAACTATGGAGAATTAGGGGCTATGAGAATTCCTGTATCTCATGAAACCACCTGGCATTATATCAATCTTCTAGGCTTAAATACCCGTCCTTTTGTACAGGTCAATCCTAATGCTTTTATCTACGTTAAAAATATTCGTGTTAGAAATGACTCAGAGGGTGAAAATGTAAAACGCGAAATATACCCTAAGTTCAGGATGAGAAACTGGGAAAGACAGCTTTCTTGGATGGAGCTTTTAAGCTATGCTTTTGATACTCCATTGCTTCAAATGTCTCCAGAGCTACGTATAGAACTGCTCCATATTAGAAGAATAACTGATGACATCATAAAATATTGGGATTATTTTAACCATAGGCAAGTTGCAGAAAAGCTAGGCTTAAGTAATGGGGCTATAGACATGCTTGGTAGCGTATCTCCTTTTACACGTCAAGTCCTTTACTATAATTATATCGAAACTGCCACAGAAACCAGCAGTCTATCTTTTACTACTATATTTGAGATTGTTGGAGGAACTTCCTTATTGCCTTATGCTTTGTATAATTCATTAACTAACCCTAGTCCTAGAGAATATATAGGTTTAGAGCCTAAAGATTTGGGTAAAGTAGATATTAGAATGGGCACATGGGTAGAAGGTATATGTAAGATTGAGAAAAGAAATAAAGTAGGAATCATATACAACAATAAAAAGATGCTAGGCTCAAAAAAGGAAGACTTTGATTATGTAGTTTGCACTATACCTTTCTCTAATCTAAGAAATGTAGATATTAATCCATTTTTCAGTAATAGGAAAATGGCTGCTATAAGAGAGGTTGACTATATACCTGCTCAGAAAGCTATTCTATTATGTAATAAAAGGTTTTGGCAAGAACAAGGCATAATAGGAGGAGGCTCTTTTACTGATTTGCCTATATCAACTATATGGTATCCAAATGATAGAAAAAGTGCTAAACAACCCGGAGTTCTATTAGGCTCTTACAGTGTCAGTGTTGATGCTATTAGATTTGGAAATCTTCATAGCTTCTTAAAGTTAGAGGAATTAAAGAGACAATTAGAGAAGGTTCATGACCTTCCATATGGATATCTAGATAGTGTAGTCATGGATTGGAGGTATGCAAATTGGTTTGATGATCCTTGGTCTTTAGGTGGTTTTGCATTTTTATTGCCTGAACAAAGAAGATTATTTCAGTATGCAATGACTACCCCTGAGTATAATAATAAAATCTTCTTTGCAGGTGACCATGTTTCTGTTTTACATGGATGGATAAACGGTTCTTTACAAACTGCTATGAGTGCAGCTAATGGTGTAGCTATGGAAGCGCTTTTGTCAAACAATTAA